A region of Dioscorea cayenensis subsp. rotundata cultivar TDr96_F1 chromosome 5, TDr96_F1_v2_PseudoChromosome.rev07_lg8_w22 25.fasta, whole genome shotgun sequence DNA encodes the following proteins:
- the LOC120260523 gene encoding norbelladine 4'-O-methyltransferase-like isoform X1, whose translation MNWPENTDDIEKNLLKSDALHEYILKTNVFPREHEQLKELREATEKHPMGLMGVPPEEGQLLSIILKTLNAKNTLEVGVFTGYSLLTTALALPDDAKITAIDMDKSFYEIGLPFIKKAGVEHKINFIESEAHPALDKLIQEVKEDELFDFAFVDADKNNYIHYHEKLLKLVRVGGIIAYDNTLWFGTVATEGPVDPKYPDFVGILRDDVVKLNKSLASDPRIEISQLAIGDGLTICRRVY comes from the exons ATGAATTGGCCTGAGAATACGGATGATATTGAGAAGAACCTCTTGAAGAGTGATGCTCTCCATGAG TATATATTGAAAACAAATGTATTCCCAAGGGAGCATGAACAACTCAAAGAGTTGAGAGAAGCCACAGAAAAGCACCCAAT GGGGTTAATGGGAGTGCCTCCAGAGGAAGGACAACTGTTATCTATAATTTTAAAGACCCTAAATGCCAAGAATACTTTGGAGGTTGGTGTTTTCACTGGTTACTCACTCCTTACCACTGCTTTGGCTTTGCCAGATGATGCCAAG ATAACAGCAATTGATATGGACAAATCATTCTATGAGATTGGACTACCATTCATTAAGAAAGCAGGAGTAGAGCACAAAATCAACTTCATTGAGTCTGAGGCTCATCCAGCTCTTGATAAGTTGATTCAAGAG GTGAAAGAAGATGAACTCTTTGATTTTGCCTTTGTTGATGCcgataaaaacaattatatccATTACCATGAAAAATTGTTGAAGCTAGTAAGAGTTGGAGGGATCATCGCATACGATAATACATTATGGTTTGGCACAGTTGCAACTGAAGGACCAGTCGATCCAAAATACCCGGACTTTGTGGGCATTTTGAGGGACGATGTTGTCAAGCTCAACAAGTCTTTGGCTAGTGATCCACGCATTGAAATTTCACAACTTGCAATCGGAGATGGTCTCACTATTTGCCGACGGGTTTATtag
- the LOC120260523 gene encoding norbelladine 4'-O-methyltransferase-like isoform X2, with the protein MNNLDKNLLKSDELHEYILKTNVFPREHEQLKELREATEKHPMGLMGVPPEEGQLLSIILKTLNAKNTLEVGVFTGYSLLTTALALPDDAKITAIDMDKSFYEIGLPFIKKAGVEHKINFIESEAHPALDKLIQEVKEDELFDFAFVDADKNNYIHYHEKLLKLVRVGGIIAYDNTLWFGTVATEGPVDPKYPDFVGILRDDVVKLNKSLASDPRIEISQLAIGDGLTICRRVY; encoded by the exons ATGAATAATTTGGATAAGAACCTCTTGAAGAGTGATGAGCTTCATGag TATATATTGAAAACAAATGTATTCCCAAGGGAGCATGAACAACTCAAAGAGTTGAGAGAAGCCACAGAAAAGCACCCAAT GGGGTTAATGGGAGTGCCTCCAGAGGAAGGACAACTGTTATCTATAATTTTAAAGACCCTAAATGCCAAGAATACTTTGGAGGTTGGTGTTTTCACTGGTTACTCACTCCTTACCACTGCTTTGGCTTTGCCAGATGATGCCAAG ATAACAGCAATTGATATGGACAAATCATTCTATGAGATTGGACTACCATTCATTAAGAAAGCAGGAGTAGAGCACAAAATCAACTTCATTGAGTCTGAGGCTCATCCAGCTCTTGATAAGTTGATTCAAGAG GTGAAAGAAGATGAACTCTTTGATTTTGCCTTTGTTGATGCcgataaaaacaattatatccATTACCATGAAAAATTGTTGAAGCTAGTAAGAGTTGGAGGGATCATCGCATACGATAATACATTATGGTTTGGCACAGTTGCAACTGAAGGACCAGTCGATCCAAAATACCCGGACTTTGTGGGCATTTTGAGGGACGATGTTGTCAAGCTCAACAAGTCTTTGGCTAGTGATCCACGCATTGAAATTTCACAACTTGCAATCGGAGATGGTCTCACTATTTGCCGACGGGTTTATtag